A window of Photobacterium sp. GJ3 contains these coding sequences:
- the mltF gene encoding membrane-bound lytic murein transglycosylase MltF, whose amino-acid sequence MLSGCQWESDTRTELERIRDSGVLRVGTLNNQISYYIGPDGPTGLDYDLAQRFADKLGVKLEMQPVFSLSGLFPALTRGDVDMLAAGLTMTPERIQSFRAAPAYYYASQILVYKKGQWRPRDLEDLAQNKGTLSVVRGSSHEKNLLAIKKEYPTLTWQAVDEIDSEELLRQVAVGEVDYTVADSVDVALSQRIHPDIAVALELTEDQPIGWYLHQSNDDSLYALLIEFFGELKQSGELAKLEEKYFGHVDQFDYVDTRAFLRALETKLPRWEGMFKKYANEFDWRLLAALSYQESHWNPRAVSPTGVRGMMMLTLPTAKSVGVQNRLDPDQSIRGGTEYLRKMVARVPDSIEPHEKVWFALASYNVGFGHMMDARRLTKKQGGNPDAWSDVKQRLPLLRQRKYYRQTHYGYARGDEALLYVENIRRYYQSIIGYEQAHSQPILGDGIRLVDDWQTITPVDETVNEAETTEQVQSALNEVIENTKSGKSVSR is encoded by the coding sequence ATGTTATCGGGTTGCCAGTGGGAAAGTGACACCCGCACGGAGCTGGAGCGGATCCGCGACAGTGGTGTATTGCGCGTCGGGACACTGAACAATCAAATCTCCTATTACATTGGTCCGGATGGCCCGACCGGGCTGGATTATGACCTGGCCCAGCGCTTTGCTGACAAGCTGGGCGTGAAGCTGGAGATGCAGCCCGTGTTTTCACTGTCCGGGCTCTTTCCTGCGCTCACCCGGGGAGATGTCGATATGCTGGCAGCCGGACTGACCATGACGCCAGAGCGTATTCAATCGTTCCGGGCAGCCCCGGCCTATTACTATGCCAGCCAGATTCTGGTGTATAAAAAAGGCCAGTGGCGCCCCCGTGATCTGGAAGATCTGGCTCAGAATAAAGGGACGCTTTCCGTCGTTCGCGGTTCCAGCCACGAGAAAAACCTGCTGGCCATCAAGAAAGAATACCCCACCCTGACCTGGCAGGCTGTCGATGAAATCGACAGTGAAGAGCTGCTGCGTCAGGTTGCCGTCGGGGAAGTGGATTACACCGTGGCCGACTCTGTGGATGTCGCCCTCAGCCAGCGAATTCATCCGGATATCGCCGTTGCCCTGGAACTGACAGAAGATCAGCCGATTGGCTGGTATCTGCATCAGAGCAATGACGATAGCCTGTATGCCCTGCTGATTGAATTTTTTGGTGAACTCAAGCAAAGCGGTGAGCTGGCCAAACTGGAAGAGAAATACTTCGGCCATGTGGATCAGTTCGACTATGTAGACACCCGGGCATTCCTGCGCGCTTTAGAAACAAAGCTCCCACGCTGGGAAGGCATGTTCAAGAAGTACGCGAATGAATTCGACTGGCGCTTGCTGGCAGCGCTTTCCTATCAGGAATCGCACTGGAATCCGCGGGCCGTGTCTCCGACCGGTGTGCGCGGCATGATGATGCTGACACTGCCAACCGCGAAATCTGTGGGCGTTCAGAACCGGCTGGATCCAGACCAGAGCATTCGCGGCGGGACGGAATATCTGAGAAAAATGGTGGCCCGGGTACCGGACAGCATCGAACCTCATGAAAAAGTCTGGTTTGCTCTGGCGTCATACAATGTCGGCTTTGGCCATATGATGGACGCCCGCCGCCTGACCAAAAAGCAGGGCGGGAATCCGGATGCCTGGAGTGATGTGAAACAGCGTCTGCCATTACTGCGCCAGCGTAAATATTATCGCCAGACCCACTATGGCTATGCCCGTGGTGACGAAGCGCTGCTGTATGTGGAGAACATTCGCCGCTACTACCAGAGCATCATTGGCTATGAACAGGCCCACAGCCAGCCGATTCTCGGCGACGGCATTCGTCTGGTCGATGACTGGCAGACCATTACCCCAGTAGATGAAACGGTAAACGAAGCGGAAACCACAGAGCAGGTCCAGTCGGCTCTGAACGAGGTCATCGAAAACACCAAATCCGGCAAGAGTGTCAGCCGGTAA
- a CDS encoding AbgT family transporter, producing MSETLNPAKHSRGVIAFIERAGQKIPDPVVIFMFLFAFVLVLTSLIGGMQFEVMGADGNGVTHTIKSMTETEHVRWLFDNALLQNWLAFGRGVLGVILIVMLAVGIAEHSGLLSALIKKIGLRISDRWLPYMVVFLGIMSSIASDAGYLVLVPLAGLLYAGLGKNPLIGMAAAFAGVSAGFSANLIPATPSDVILGVNARIFAESQGVPFTTASGEPLNPATMHYYFIFVSTIVLTVVGGWITNRFIAPRLSGMAFQLPDDLKLDDFQLSSQEQKGLLMAGLGLLAALLGVYLLATGPLAPYTNADGREVTPYLDNVILLISFVFVVVGLCYGITTRKFKSLQDVVKAMVKQMNTMGYILVLTFFCYNFLAMLSYSGLGTYVTYLGATFLGSLGLQSFPIALIIGFILTTAFINLFVGGMTSKWMLLGPIFVPMLYQVNPNMTPDLVTAAFRVADSSTNIITPMMTYAGVILAFMRKYKPELKFGDVISMMVPYSAAFLVLWSALLVGFFAFGLPLGF from the coding sequence ATGAGTGAGACCCTGAATCCGGCGAAGCATTCGCGGGGTGTGATTGCGTTCATAGAACGTGCGGGACAAAAAATACCGGATCCGGTTGTGATCTTCATGTTTCTGTTCGCTTTTGTACTGGTTCTGACCAGTCTGATTGGTGGTATGCAGTTTGAGGTCATGGGCGCTGATGGAAACGGCGTGACGCATACCATCAAAAGCATGACGGAAACAGAGCATGTCCGCTGGCTTTTCGATAACGCTTTGCTGCAGAACTGGCTGGCGTTCGGCCGCGGTGTACTGGGTGTGATTCTGATTGTGATGCTGGCTGTGGGCATTGCGGAGCATTCCGGTCTGCTATCGGCGTTGATTAAGAAAATTGGCCTGCGGATCAGCGATCGCTGGTTGCCGTACATGGTGGTTTTTCTGGGGATTATGTCCTCGATTGCCAGTGATGCGGGCTATCTGGTCCTGGTTCCGCTGGCAGGCCTGCTGTATGCCGGTTTGGGAAAGAACCCGCTGATTGGGATGGCTGCGGCATTTGCTGGCGTGTCTGCCGGTTTCAGTGCGAACCTGATCCCCGCAACACCTTCTGATGTCATTCTTGGGGTCAACGCACGCATTTTTGCCGAGTCGCAGGGCGTTCCGTTTACAACGGCCAGCGGTGAACCGCTGAACCCGGCGACCATGCACTATTACTTCATTTTTGTGTCGACCATTGTGCTGACTGTGGTGGGCGGCTGGATCACCAACCGCTTTATTGCCCCGCGTTTGTCGGGCATGGCGTTTCAATTGCCGGATGATCTGAAACTGGATGATTTCCAGCTGTCATCTCAGGAACAGAAAGGACTGCTGATGGCGGGCCTGGGCCTGCTGGCTGCACTGCTGGGCGTTTATCTGCTGGCAACGGGGCCGCTGGCTCCATATACCAATGCTGACGGACGCGAAGTCACCCCGTATCTGGACAATGTGATTCTGCTGATTTCTTTTGTCTTTGTGGTGGTTGGCCTGTGCTACGGCATCACAACCCGGAAGTTTAAGTCGCTGCAGGACGTGGTGAAGGCCATGGTGAAGCAGATGAACACCATGGGTTATATTCTGGTGCTGACTTTCTTCTGCTACAACTTTCTGGCAATGCTGAGCTACTCAGGGCTGGGGACTTATGTGACTTATCTGGGCGCGACTTTTCTGGGCTCACTGGGTTTGCAGTCTTTCCCGATTGCACTGATTATCGGGTTTATTCTGACCACGGCCTTTATCAACCTCTTTGTTGGTGGCATGACATCCAAGTGGATGCTGCTGGGTCCGATTTTTGTCCCCATGCTGTATCAGGTTAACCCGAACATGACGCCGGATCTGGTCACGGCGGCGTTCCGGGTTGCGGATTCATCCACCAATATCATCACGCCGATGATGACTTATGCAGGGGTGATTCTGGCCTTTATGCGGAAGTACAAACCTGAACTGAAGTTTGGTGATGTGATCAGCATGATGGTGCCTTACTCTGCGGCCTTCCTGGTTCTGTGGTCAGCGCTGCTGGTGGGGTTCTTTGCTTTCGGCCTGCCTTTGGGCTTCTGA
- the tadA gene encoding tRNA adenosine(34) deaminase TadA gives MSDLNSQDEIFMQRAIELASQAEAEGEVPVGAVAVLNGEVVGEGWNRSIGQHDATAHAEMMALRQAGKVCANYRLLDVVLYVTLEPCPMCAAAMVHSRIGRVVYGAPDPKTGAAGSVMNLLSYAGVNHHVDCQPGVLETECRHQLQAFFKRRRAEKKALKKQTVTGEPPAESSGKKSQPE, from the coding sequence GTGAGTGACCTAAACAGCCAGGATGAAATCTTTATGCAGCGGGCCATTGAACTGGCCAGCCAAGCGGAAGCAGAAGGCGAAGTGCCGGTCGGCGCGGTCGCTGTGCTGAATGGTGAAGTTGTGGGTGAAGGCTGGAACCGATCGATCGGCCAGCATGATGCCACGGCCCATGCCGAGATGATGGCTTTGCGTCAGGCGGGTAAAGTGTGTGCCAATTACCGTCTGCTGGACGTGGTGCTTTATGTCACGCTGGAACCCTGCCCGATGTGTGCCGCTGCCATGGTGCACAGCCGGATTGGCCGGGTGGTTTATGGTGCGCCGGACCCAAAGACAGGGGCTGCAGGCAGCGTCATGAATCTGCTCAGTTACGCTGGGGTCAATCATCATGTTGATTGCCAGCCTGGCGTGCTGGAGACCGAGTGCCGCCACCAGCTGCAGGCATTTTTCAAGCGACGCCGGGCAGAGAAAAAAGCCCTGAAAAAGCAAACCGTAACCGGTGAGCCCCCAGCAGAATCGTCTGGGAAAAAATCTCAGCCAGAATGA
- a CDS encoding aldo/keto reductase codes for MKKRILGNGLEVSAIGLGCMGMSEFYGPRDDQASMRVLHQAVELGCTLLDTADTYGNFHNEALIGDFLKENRAEVQIATKCGIVRQPGQYQRRIDNSPEYIRSACEHSLRRLGVECIDLYYIHRLDPNAAIETTMQTLAALVAEGKIAHIGLSEVSASTLRRAHAVHPVTAVQTEYSLWTRDVEAEILPTCRELNIGFVPYSPLGRGFLTGRFHSQSTFEADDSRKALPRFTPDNLKANSPLSDAVMQMAHAKSCTPAQIALAWLLAQGNHIVPIPGTKRIAHLEDNLGAVNITLTPEDLAQIERALGDFQPAGARYTEEGMKGVNV; via the coding sequence ATGAAAAAACGCATCTTAGGGAACGGGCTGGAAGTGTCGGCGATTGGACTCGGCTGCATGGGAATGAGTGAGTTCTATGGCCCGCGAGATGATCAGGCATCCATGCGGGTACTTCATCAGGCCGTCGAGCTGGGGTGTACGCTGCTGGATACTGCCGACACTTACGGAAACTTTCATAATGAAGCACTGATTGGTGATTTTCTGAAAGAAAACCGTGCTGAAGTTCAGATCGCCACGAAGTGTGGCATTGTGCGTCAACCCGGACAGTATCAACGGCGTATCGACAACAGCCCTGAATATATCCGAAGCGCGTGTGAGCATTCGCTTCGACGCTTAGGCGTTGAGTGCATCGATCTGTACTACATTCACCGTTTAGATCCAAACGCAGCCATCGAAACTACAATGCAGACACTTGCGGCTCTGGTTGCCGAAGGAAAAATTGCTCATATCGGGCTGTCGGAAGTCAGTGCGAGCACGCTGAGAAGAGCGCATGCGGTTCACCCGGTTACTGCCGTTCAAACGGAGTATTCGCTGTGGACGCGTGATGTGGAAGCTGAAATCCTGCCAACCTGCCGCGAATTGAATATTGGCTTCGTTCCATACTCACCGCTTGGCCGGGGGTTTCTGACCGGCCGTTTTCATTCGCAGAGTACTTTCGAGGCCGATGATTCCCGAAAAGCATTACCGCGCTTCACGCCGGATAATCTGAAAGCCAACAGTCCACTTTCTGATGCCGTGATGCAGATGGCGCACGCCAAGTCATGTACGCCCGCACAAATCGCACTGGCCTGGTTGCTGGCGCAGGGCAATCACATCGTGCCGATTCCCGGAACAAAGAGAATCGCGCACCTTGAGGATAATCTCGGTGCCGTCAATATCACGTTAACGCCAGAGGATTTAGCACAAATCGAACGTGCGCTCGGAGATTTTCAGCCTGCCGGGGCGCGCTATACCGAAGAAGGAATGAAAGGCGTGAACGTATAG
- the fghA gene encoding S-formylglutathione hydrolase: MISELVSSNKCYGGWHQQWQHTSEDLQCSMRFAIFLPPQTENSSRVPVLYWLSGLTCTDENFMQKSGAQRIAADLGIAIVAPDTSPRGAGVPDDPNQAYDLGLGAGFYVNATEPPWNQHYQMYDYVADELPSLIESQFPVTQQRAIAGHSMGGHGALVIALRNPQRYSSVSAFSPISHPSDCPWGRKAFAHYLGPDDGMIWQQYDACELLALSTPHLPVLIDQGTADQFLSEQLKPGALLKAAEQAGYPISLRMQPDYDHSYYFIASFIEEHLRFHAQWFDH, from the coding sequence ATGATTTCGGAACTGGTCAGCAGTAACAAATGCTACGGCGGATGGCATCAGCAGTGGCAGCACACGTCTGAAGATCTGCAGTGCTCCATGCGTTTTGCGATTTTCTTACCGCCACAAACCGAAAACAGCAGCCGGGTGCCTGTCCTTTACTGGCTGTCCGGACTGACCTGCACCGATGAAAATTTCATGCAAAAATCCGGCGCACAACGCATTGCTGCCGACCTCGGCATTGCCATTGTGGCGCCAGACACCAGTCCGCGCGGTGCGGGCGTGCCGGATGATCCCAATCAGGCCTACGATCTTGGCTTGGGTGCAGGGTTCTACGTGAATGCCACCGAGCCGCCCTGGAACCAGCATTATCAGATGTATGACTATGTCGCCGATGAGCTCCCCAGCCTGATTGAGTCGCAGTTTCCGGTCACACAGCAACGGGCGATTGCCGGACATTCAATGGGCGGCCATGGGGCGCTGGTTATTGCGTTACGAAATCCGCAGCGTTACAGCTCGGTGTCGGCTTTCAGTCCGATCAGTCACCCAAGCGACTGTCCCTGGGGCCGGAAAGCCTTTGCCCATTATCTCGGACCGGATGACGGCATGATCTGGCAGCAGTATGATGCCTGCGAATTGCTGGCTCTCAGCACCCCACACCTCCCGGTACTGATCGATCAGGGCACGGCCGATCAATTCCTGAGCGAGCAACTCAAACCGGGCGCGCTCCTCAAGGCCGCAGAACAAGCCGGTTATCCCATCAGTCTGCGGATGCAGCCGGACTATGACCACAGCTATTACTTTATTGCCAGCTTTATCGAAGAACACCTGAGATTTCATGCCCAATGGTTTGATCATTAA
- a CDS encoding S-(hydroxymethyl)glutathione dehydrogenase/class III alcohol dehydrogenase: MKTIQSRAAVAWGPNQPLTIETVDVELPKAGEVLVRIVASGVCHTDAFTLSGEDPEGIFPAILGHEGGGIVEQVGPGVTTVQVGDHVIPLYTPECGECKFCLSGKTNLCQKIRATQGQGLMPDGTSRFSFNGEPIYHYMGCSTFSEYTVLPEISLAKVNPAAPLEEICLLGCGVTTGMGAVLNTAKVHKGDSVAIFGLGGIGLSAIIGATMAGASRIIGIDINTHKFELAKKLGATDCINPNDYDQPIQEVIVDLTDGGVDFSFECIGNVNVMRSALECCHKGWGESVIIGVAGAGQEISTRPFQLVTGRVWRGTAFGGVKGRTQLPDIVERYLKGEFALHDFITHTMPLDDINQAFELMHQGKSIRSVIHF, from the coding sequence ATGAAAACCATTCAATCCCGGGCAGCCGTGGCCTGGGGGCCAAATCAGCCCCTGACAATCGAAACCGTCGATGTTGAACTGCCCAAAGCTGGCGAGGTGCTGGTCCGCATTGTCGCATCCGGCGTCTGCCATACCGATGCTTTCACTTTATCCGGCGAAGACCCGGAAGGCATTTTCCCCGCCATTCTGGGCCATGAAGGCGGTGGTATTGTCGAGCAGGTTGGCCCCGGCGTCACCACAGTTCAGGTGGGGGATCATGTCATTCCGCTCTACACGCCGGAATGCGGCGAATGCAAATTCTGCCTGTCCGGCAAAACCAATCTGTGCCAGAAGATACGGGCGACACAGGGACAGGGACTGATGCCCGATGGCACCTCCCGCTTTTCATTCAACGGCGAACCCATTTATCACTACATGGGATGCTCAACCTTTTCGGAATACACGGTTTTACCTGAAATCTCGCTGGCCAAGGTCAATCCCGCCGCGCCACTGGAAGAAATCTGCCTGCTCGGCTGCGGGGTCACCACGGGGATGGGCGCAGTGCTCAATACGGCCAAAGTCCACAAAGGGGATTCCGTTGCTATTTTCGGACTGGGCGGTATTGGCCTGTCTGCCATTATTGGCGCAACCATGGCGGGTGCATCCCGGATCATCGGTATTGATATCAATACGCATAAGTTTGAGCTGGCGAAAAAGCTCGGTGCGACCGACTGCATCAACCCGAATGATTACGATCAACCCATTCAGGAAGTCATCGTCGACCTGACCGATGGCGGCGTCGACTTTTCGTTTGAATGCATCGGCAATGTCAATGTAATGCGGTCTGCCCTGGAATGTTGTCACAAGGGCTGGGGCGAATCAGTGATCATCGGCGTGGCCGGTGCCGGACAGGAAATTTCAACCCGACCCTTCCAACTGGTCACCGGCCGGGTATGGCGCGGCACTGCATTTGGCGGCGTGAAAGGCCGCACCCAGTTACCGGATATCGTCGAGCGCTATCTGAAGGGCGAGTTTGCACTGCATGATTTCATCACGCATACCATGCCGCTCGACGATATCAATCAGGCTTTTGAGCTGATGCATCAGGGCAAGAGTATTCGCTCCGTCATTCATTTTTAG